A single genomic interval of Orcinus orca chromosome 19, mOrcOrc1.1, whole genome shotgun sequence harbors:
- the RFNG gene encoding beta-1,3-N-acetylglucosaminyltransferase radical fringe isoform X2, with the protein MSRARGALCRACLALAAALAALLLLPLPLPRAPAPAPTRTPDPGPGPHAPPARPATAPRLRPDDVFIAVKTTRKNHGPRLGLLLRTWISRARRQTFIFTDGDDPELQLQEGSHVVNTNCSAVHTRQALCCKMSVEYDKFIESGRKWFCHVDDDNYVNPEGLLQLLSTFSPSQDVYLGRPSLDHPIEATERVQGGGTVTTVKFWFATGGAGFCLSRGLALKMSPWASLGSFMSTAERVRLPDDCTVGYIVEGLLGARLLHSSLFHSHLESLQRLPPDTLLQQVTLSYGGPENPHNVVNVAGGFSLQQDPTRFKSVHCLLYPDTDWCPEQKQSDVASR; encoded by the exons ATGAGCCGCGCGCGGGGGGCGCTGTGCCGGGCCTGCCTCGCGCTGGCCGCGGCCCTGGccgcgctgctgctgctgccactgccgCTACCCCGCGCGCCCGCGCCGGCCCCGACCCGGACCCCGGACCCCGGCCCCGGCCCACACGCTCCCCCTGCCCGTCCCGCCACCGCCCCCCGCCTGCGGCCCGACGACGTCTTCATCGCGGTCAAGACCACCCGGAAGAACCACGGGCCGCGCCTGGGTCTGCTGCTGCGCACCTGGATCTCCCGGGCCCGACGGCAG ACGTTCATCTTTACCGACGGGGATGACCCTGAGCTACAGCTGCAGGAAG GCAGCCATGTCGTCAACACCAACTGCTCAGCCGTGCACACAcgccaggctctgtgctgcaAGATGTCAGTGGAATACGACAAGTTCATTGAGTCTGGACGCAA GTGGTTCTGCCATGTGGACGATGACAACTACGTAAACCCCGAAGGCCTGCTGCAGCTGCTGTCCACCTTCTCACCCAGCCAAGACGTCTACCTGGGGCGGCCCAGCCTGGACCACCCCATCGAGGCTACCGAGAGGGTCCAAGGAGGTGGAACC GTAACCACGGTCAAGTTCTGGTTTGCTACCGGAGGGGCCGGGTTCTGCTTGAGCAGAGGCCTTGCACTCAAGATGAGCCCATGGGCCAG CCTGGGCAGTTTCATGAGCACAGCCGAGCGGGTGCGGCTGCCGGACGACTGCACGGTGGGCTACATTGTGGAGGGGCTGCTGGGCGCCCGCCTGTTGCACAGCTCGCTGTTCCACTCCCACCTGGAGAGCCTGCAGAGGCTGCCGCCCGACACCCTGCTCCAGCAG gtCACCTTGAGCTACGGGGGTCCTGAGAACCCACATAATGTGGTGAACGTGGCAGGAGGCTTCAGCCTGCAGCAGGACCCCACACG GTTTAAGTCCGTCCACTGCCTTCTTTACCCGGACACGGACTGGTGTCCTGAGCAGAAGCAGAGTGACGTCGCCTCTCGTTGA
- the RFNG gene encoding beta-1,3-N-acetylglucosaminyltransferase radical fringe isoform X1 — protein sequence MSRARGALCRACLALAAALAALLLLPLPLPRAPAPAPTRTPDPGPGPHAPPARPATAPRLRPDDVFIAVKTTRKNHGPRLGLLLRTWISRARRQTFIFTDGDDPELQLQEGSHVVNTNCSAVHTRQALCCKMSVEYDKFIESGRKWFCHVDDDNYVNPEGLLQLLSTFSPSQDVYLGRPSLDHPIEATERVQGGGTVTTVKFWFATGGAGFCLSRGLALKMSPWASLGSFMSTAERVRLPDDCTVGYIVEGLLGARLLHSSLFHSHLESLQRLPPDTLLQQVTLSYGGPENPHNVVNVAGGFSLQQDPTRLTPTSLPGLSPSTAFFTRTRTGVLSRSRVTSPLVEPRHRPKYASGSAPGASGRRLPEGARTVLFPPGLQAATVTVSSREIRAPSKYSSWLGGLPTAPGRPG from the exons ATGAGCCGCGCGCGGGGGGCGCTGTGCCGGGCCTGCCTCGCGCTGGCCGCGGCCCTGGccgcgctgctgctgctgccactgccgCTACCCCGCGCGCCCGCGCCGGCCCCGACCCGGACCCCGGACCCCGGCCCCGGCCCACACGCTCCCCCTGCCCGTCCCGCCACCGCCCCCCGCCTGCGGCCCGACGACGTCTTCATCGCGGTCAAGACCACCCGGAAGAACCACGGGCCGCGCCTGGGTCTGCTGCTGCGCACCTGGATCTCCCGGGCCCGACGGCAG ACGTTCATCTTTACCGACGGGGATGACCCTGAGCTACAGCTGCAGGAAG GCAGCCATGTCGTCAACACCAACTGCTCAGCCGTGCACACAcgccaggctctgtgctgcaAGATGTCAGTGGAATACGACAAGTTCATTGAGTCTGGACGCAA GTGGTTCTGCCATGTGGACGATGACAACTACGTAAACCCCGAAGGCCTGCTGCAGCTGCTGTCCACCTTCTCACCCAGCCAAGACGTCTACCTGGGGCGGCCCAGCCTGGACCACCCCATCGAGGCTACCGAGAGGGTCCAAGGAGGTGGAACC GTAACCACGGTCAAGTTCTGGTTTGCTACCGGAGGGGCCGGGTTCTGCTTGAGCAGAGGCCTTGCACTCAAGATGAGCCCATGGGCCAG CCTGGGCAGTTTCATGAGCACAGCCGAGCGGGTGCGGCTGCCGGACGACTGCACGGTGGGCTACATTGTGGAGGGGCTGCTGGGCGCCCGCCTGTTGCACAGCTCGCTGTTCCACTCCCACCTGGAGAGCCTGCAGAGGCTGCCGCCCGACACCCTGCTCCAGCAG gtCACCTTGAGCTACGGGGGTCCTGAGAACCCACATAATGTGGTGAACGTGGCAGGAGGCTTCAGCCTGCAGCAGGACCCCACACG CCTGACTCCCACTTCCCTCCCAGGTTTAAGTCCGTCCACTGCCTTCTTTACCCGGACACGGACTGGTGTCCTGAGCAGAAGCAGAGTGACGTCGCCTCTCGTTGAACCTCGACATCGACCCAAATATGCCTCTGGCTCTGCCCCAGGTGCAAGTGGACGACGCCTGCCTGAGGGAGCAAGAACAGTGCTGTTCCCTCCTGGGCTCCAGGCGGCCACGGTCACGGTCTCATCCAGGGAGATAAGGGCGCCCAGCAAATACTCCAGCTGGCTTGGAGGCCTCCCCACAGCCCCGGGCAGGCCCGGGTGA